A genomic region of Procambarus clarkii isolate CNS0578487 chromosome 30, FALCON_Pclarkii_2.0, whole genome shotgun sequence contains the following coding sequences:
- the LOC123765564 gene encoding proline-rich protein 2-like, whose protein sequence is MGSKRALLLPGGPKRSPHFPWGPKRAFTPPRGAPTEPHTFLGSPTEPHTFQGAPTVPHTSQTAPNEPINHMGSKRALHLPGDSKQALHLPGLPNRHPHLPGGPKRAPTPPRGLQTSPTLSRGPHSRPTLAREPQTSPHTSHGGAPRAPHLPGGLIRDPHLHGSLKRAPTPPMGAPNKPPHLPEGPNKAPTSQGTPTQPHTSQGAPNEPHTSQGAKNEPHTSQAGPKRAPHLPGGLIRDPHLHGSLKRAPTPPMGCPKSPTPPRGPHSRPTLAREPQTSPHTSHGGPKQAPTPPRGPQQSPNLSGDPNTAPHLPGGSKRAPTPLRGPTQSPTPPRGPSNEPLHLPGGPNRAPHLQGGPN, encoded by the coding sequence ATGGGCTCCAAACGAGCCCTACTCCTCCCAGGGGGCCCCAAACGATCCCCACACTTCCCATGGGGCCCCAAACGAGCATTCACACCTCCCAGGGGGGCTCCAACAGAGCCCCACACCTTCCTGGGTTCCCCAACAGAGCCCCACACCTTCCAGGGGGCCCCAACAGTGCCCCACACCTCCCAAACGGCCCCAAATGAGCCCATTAACCATATGGGCTCTAAACGAGCCCTACACCTCCCAGGAGACTCCAAACAAGCCCTACACCTCCCAGGGCTCCCCAACAGACACCCACACCTCCCAGGGGGCCCCAAGCGAGCCCCCACACCTCCCAGGGGGCTCCAAACGAGCCCCACACTTTCCAGGGGGCCTCATTCGAGACCCACACTTGCACGGGAGCCTCAAACGAGCCCCCACACCTCCCATGGGGGTGCCCCAAGAGCCCCACACCTCCCAGGGGGCCTCATTCGAGACCCACACTTGCACGGGAGCCTCAAACGAGCCCCCACACCTCCCATGGGGGCCCCAAACAAGCCCCCACACCTCCCAGAGGGCCCCAACAAAGCCCCAACCTCTCAGGGGAccccaacacagccccacacctCCCAGGGGGCTCCAAACGAGCCCCACACTTCCCAGGGGGCTAAAAACGAGCCGCACACCTCCCAAGCGGGTCCCAAACGAGCCCCACACCTCCCAGGGGGCCTCATTCGAGACCCACACTTGCACGGGAGCCTCAAACGAGCCCCCACACCTCCCATGGGGTGCCCCAAGAGCCCCACACCTCCCAGGGGGCCTCATTCGAGACCCACACTTGCACGGGAGCCTCAAACGAGCCCCCACACCTCCCATGGGGGCCCCAAACAAGCCCCCACACCTCCCAGAGGGCCCCAACAAAGCCCCAACCTCTCAGGGGACCCCAACACAGCTCCACACCTCCCAGGGGGCTCCAAACGAGCCCCCACACCTCTCAGGGGGCCCACACAGAGCCCCACACCTCCCAGGGGCCCTTCAAACGAACCCTTACACCTCCCAGGGGGCCCCAACAGAGCTCCACACCTCCAAGGGGGCCCCAACTGA